Within Carassius gibelio isolate Cgi1373 ecotype wild population from Czech Republic chromosome A16, carGib1.2-hapl.c, whole genome shotgun sequence, the genomic segment TTTAACCAGGGACACTGAGAAATGGGAAGTGGATTGGTAAGAGGAGAGGTGATGGCACTATAGTTATTGGTGAAACGGCAATACAAGTTGGAGAAACCAAGAAATCACTGGGGCTCTTTAATAGTAGTTGGTCCAGCTTCCTCTCATCCATTCTGATACCACTGGAACTGATGTAATATCTGAAGAACTGGATGGAGGAAAGATGGAAGGTATATTTCTTAGATTTGAGATACAGTTTGTGTTCACAGAGCTTCTTGAGGACCTTAGTAATGTACTGGCGATGTTCAGTCTTGTTTCAGGAGTACACTAGAATGTCATCAATACACACCAGGACGAACTGATGGAGGTACTCCCGGAACACCTTGTTCATGTATTCCTGGAATACTGGGTGGGCATTGACTAGTCCATAGGGCATGACCAAGTTCTCATAGTGGACTGTAGGGGTCACAAAGGCAGTGTTCTACTCATCCCCCTCATGTACCCGGatgaggtccaacttggtgaagaTTCAAGTTCTGCAAAGTTGTTCCAGGGTTGCAAGTATGAGAGGAAGAGGGTAATGGAATTTAATGGTTATCTTGTTGAATGTCTGGTAATCTATGCAAGGCTGCAAGCCTTTGTCCTTCctggaaacaaataaaaagttgaaaGCAGCAGGGGAAGTGGAATGACAGAGAAAGCCTTGTTGCAATGCCTCCTCAATATACTCTTCAATGGCCTTCTGTTCAGGGATGAAGAGAGGATATACCTTGCGTCTGGGCACTGGTTCACTGGGCAGGATGTTAATGGCACAGTCCCATAGTCTAAGAGATGGTAGTTGAGAGACTCGTTTCAGCCAGAAAACATTGCTGACATGGACATGAGGGAATATCCACAGATCACTTCTCTATAGGGCTCTTGATGGAGGTGAAGTTCCGAGGAAAAACTGAAGTCAGGGAGACTGGTCGAGGCAGATTTGGGAAACACCTGGAGAAACAATCCTCGCCATACTTCAGGACTTCACTGGTGGATTATGAGATGGAAGGTTCATGTGAAATGAGCCGGAGACACCCTAGAACGATCCCAGTGGTAAAATTCTCCAGAACCAATAGGCAGATGTCCTCAGTATGTAGCTGACCAACCTGAAGTTGGAGTAAACCCAACAAGTATCAAACTTTTCCCTGGCCAAAGTGACCACCAGTGAGCGGTGAGCTAAACCATATACGTGAGTGGATGTATATTAATGGCAGAATAGGAAACAAAAATAGGAACATTCACCATGGGTCTAGGAGGAGTAGTGGACTCTGGCCACAATATAAACACGTGTGGTCAATCTGCATGGACTCGGGGTAAGGTTCTGGAAAACTGGGATACTCTGGCTGGTGAAAAAGAGGCAGTTTTTGGTACTGATTATCCTCCATACAGTCCTTTGCTCTGTTGGTGACTCTGATGGACAGTTGAATAAAGTGCTCAAGCCCTGTGGTGCCATCGTAAGCCCCAAGATGCAGCCCCAGAGAGTTCTCCAATCCTTGGCAGAAGGTGGTTAACAGCAAGCATTCATTACATCTGCTAGAAGTGTGCTGGACTGGCCATGGGACTGGCACTGTAGATGGGTGCCAGAGATGTCGCTGGTGAGAAAGCAGGTGCTGATGGTGCAGTGGGAGTGGGAATGGTTTTGCTGAGGACCTTGTGGAGAAAAGCCACCAGCTCCTGGAAGAGATCCACAACTGCCAGGTTCATGCTGTTATAGCCTGGTCTTCTGTTATGGAATACCAGACTCTGAGAGAAGATGGAATGTTAACCCAACAAATGTGTTTATTAACAGTTTTGTAGCCAACCTTTTGGCAGGTGAGTCTTTGGTGaagtaatgaaaataatgatGTTTTCCTTGTTTAACCAGAGTTGGAGAACACACAAAGAATTAATGAGATTATGGAGATTACCAGGAGCTGGGGACAGGTGAGTATAGCAGGATTCGAGTTAGGAGATAGAGGGAGACACTGGAGAAGACAAGggagacaaaaaaaatattgtaaggaGGTACGTATGAGATCATGGGTAAGCAGAGCATACATTTTGAGTCCTTGATCCACAAGGAAGGCaagaaaatgaggctgtgaggagTGTGTGCTTTTATAGCGCTGGCTGAGTGATGAGATGATCCGTACTGTGACTGATTAGAATGCTGGTGATTATAATCTGTATATGATCTGTGGGAAGCTGACACAAATACTTTTGGACAGtagaataaaaaaatcaattaaaaaaatctgattttaaatgagtgttattttaattattatataatttatgtatttaaacaatatttaatttattataaaactatgaaatattatttaatacaatatatatatatatatatttttttgtttgtttgtttgtttttaaataaacaatgtatatacaaagtaaatataaatacatatattatttaaactattattagTTTTCATTACGATGGTGAACTTCAAACTGAAGTGAATGTGGCCCAATTTTgacgaaaaaaagaaaaattaagccTTTATAAAAGCACTTATAGTCGTAAAGCTGGTACaattatttgtctttttagggTTCATTTTAGGGTTTATGATGTTGTGTTGTCATGAGCAAGTTGTGAAGTGTTAATGTTAATACATATAGTattaaatagcaataataaagtgagtattttaatgtttacaaattaGACTAATTTACTTTTATTCCGTTTGCCTCACTGTAGACCCGCTttggaatattattatttatttttttggacaaaTGGAAATAGTTcatgtggtaatcaacattatacCACTGATGGTGTTGATTGAGTTTAACTTGAACTGAGCCTAgaatatttatttcattcatgAAGGTCTAAACCTAATTGGCAAAAACCATATCCTGTCACAGGCTGTATtgctgagtgtttgtgtgtgtgtgtgtgtgtgtgtgtgtgcgtgtgtgtgtgtgcatgccacAGGTCCTACTCAACAGGTCCTACAATGTTTTACCTTGATGATACATTAAAGGAAGACATCTGGACACAGTTAGGCACTCTATTAAtaaccacaaacacacaaaattgcCAGAGAGCTTGTGACATCACTATGAGCAGGTCTTTAATGGGAACCCAGACAATAATAAAATCAAAGAGAGCAGAGAAATGtgtgattaaaagaaaaaaaaaatcgttgaCTGTCTGTAACCCACATATAACTTTATAATGGCTATTCTCATCCTCAAATCACCCTCAAAATAACCATTACTTGTCCTTCCGTTCCCGTCGTTCCATTTTTGTTTTCAAGGCCGCACCCTAATAAACTGCACCAGTTTCCTTACATCCTGTCCAGATTTTCTAGTAATACTCTGTTATGTAGTAATTTGTCATTTACacatcacaaataataatattatagttACTGAGTGTAATTAAACAGACAACAACTTGTACAGTAGTTTCAGACAATATTTGATCAGCTGTCTTCTGAACAATGCAAACATGCAACTATTTACTTAAGGAATGGCCTGCAGACTGTCAATAGACTATCATTGTAGAGCTATGATGGATGGATTACTTATTACTGTAATCAAATTCTCTGTGACACAGATCCGGCACGCAGCAGCCAATGTACTAAGAGAATGTTGGCTGCTGCATCGCACCACCCATACAAAGGACAACAGTGGAGAGCATCGTCATCACCAGAGATGCTTGCTGGAGGCCATCCGTGTGTGAGTGATCCATTACAGTCTGCATTCAACCATTACACTTCATACAAGATTCACtaaaagagaaaggaagagggTCTGTGGACAgctgaaaaaattatattatgcagttgaaaatataaatatatatttaaacaaatagataatgaaacataatttaaaacaaatgattattctgtttaaattattaatagcCTTGGAGgattttttctgaagaacagagcTCAGTTTAACTATTCAGAACAATCAATGaactcatgaacaaccatcaaaaaataaaaataaaaacagtcgtTGATCACCCAGGTAATAACATGCAGTCTGAAGATCCAATGGTGCCCAAACTCTGCTGCTCAGCTGGCTGCCCTCTTTAGCTGCAGTTCCTTTATGACCAATGAATAGGAAGCTGTGTGTCCGAATTTACACCACAGCGTTTATTAACATCGTTAATGACTACAGGAATCTGGCTCTTAGAATGTTCCATGTGTGCATGTATAAGATCTGTGAGTAATTGTGGATGGCTGTAAGGGTGGAGGGATTCTGACTTCCTGTTTTACGGTTAGCAGAACCACCAAAAATACTCTGGAAAGAAACTGAGTACTGCAGCGACAGCTAAAACAGAATCCCAGCAAGCAGACCGCAACACAATTAAGAGGTCATTCTGGTTTGGTTTGTCTGGTTTTTGTTCCCATGTCACACGGACACTGGTCATTTCTGCATGATACAGCAGTTGCTGATGGTTCCCCTGCAAAAGCTGatttctgttttgcttttttgGAAAACAGCATATTCAAGGACATCAGCCAGTAGGCCTCATGAAAATCATGAATTTAACCCTGAAATGACCCCAAAAACCTACATGAATGCAAAAAGGTTTCAATAATATTCATTTGTTCACTTACTATGTACATATATAATACAacatttggtagcactttattgtacagtcctgttcctcatgtacatactatgtacttattatagtaattacaataactatgtaataactagtcaccctgaacctaaccctaccccatgtagtaaccttgtattaccagaactttatcagataaatacactgtaagtagacAATGTACTACATGTAAGTACTTGACTgtaaaatatgataaatgttTGTACATATGTATGTAAAAAAAGGACTATCAAGTTATGAAATCAGTTTCTTTGAAAAAGCTAGAAAATGAtaagtaaaaaaatgaaaaatatcctTAATCAGACCACTTTTCTGAGAAATCCAGCTGGTGTCAGTGAATTAAATTAGACATGTTGCCTTGGCATTGCCACAGAGTCGACAACATCCACAGCATCTGATAATACTGAATTTCAGCATTGCTCTGTTGACCAATGTCAAAACCTGTAATAAACCTGTTGCATTCTTTTGTTTTATGACaggcaactaactgaaatcaaataagtttaagttggagtactaaaatgacttaaactgaaattaaaataaaaagcgaattcaaatttaatttgctgACAAGCTGACTTCTGTTAAAGCATTTTACCAGAATAGAACTCATTTTTTCCTGTCTCGACTAGATTTCGTCACTTGCGATTGAAGCAGAGAAAGTTAAGGGATTTTGCCAGTGAGATGGTGGATCTCTCGAAGGTAAGTCATACATCAGACTCGTGTCTAGGTCAGTTTGCCAGGATAAAAGAGTGATTTGCCTAACCCAGATATATAAATGTTCTGTGAAACCATAAAGATCTCTGTAAAAACTAACTTAAGTCTGACAGTGTCCTGTGTGATACTTAAGGCGGTgcacataaaaagaaaaacaagacctTGATCTTTCAGAAACTATATGTCCTAAATATTTTGAGTGAGAAATCTGACCAAATGTTGAGTATCTTATTATACTGATGTGATTAATATACGGGGCAAATCACGTTCACTCATGAAATATAGCTGGAAATGGCCTTGTCTTCAAACAGATGCAGATGATCATGTGTGATCTGAGTGCAAACTGGAACAGCTCTTACCTTGAGCTTGAGCAGCGAATCATCTCCATGGAGCAGAAGCTGGACGAGCTGGGACGCTCCTTCCAAAACACCTCTGAGCTGCTCACACAGACTCTCCATCACCGCAGACTGGACCACAGGTAATGCCGTCAACAGTGTTTATGTGCTTGACCTAAACGTGTTGGTTTTTTGCATAAAGTCTGGCTTTCTCTACACAGGTGACCTGGGACATCTCTTTTGAAGGCTATGTACTCTTCATCAATTAAACCTCTTAAACGGATGGAGGAACTTAATGATGACCAAAGGAATTAAGAGCAGCAACGACCACagcagacagttttattttgaacaGACGTTCTGTCATGTGTATTTACGAACCTTTCCTTAATGCTACGAACGTGAATTGGGAAAAGGTTACTTTTGGTTACTTTGAACTTTTGACTCCTGATTTAAAATTTCAGTTCATGATAGATACCAAGACGATGAGGTTCTGGTGTTACACAGAAGAACACATTTAGATTTCTTCTAACACAATCGCACAGGCCTCAGTTGGATTTATATCAGTGTGAAAGTCacagaatatgaaaaaaaactattgttCCTGTTTTTTTGCCTGATACTGGGGAAGTTAGTCATTATCAAACCGAAGAAAACGTCTGAGGTTCAGATGCTCATCTCAGAATTGGGAAGTATGAATCCTGCTGAGCAACATGATAATAACTTTATGACTCTAATTTAATACAATGTTTCCcagttacatttaaatgtgtgtaCAACCTGATCACTACACACTGATGAAGGTTTCTATAAATTGCTGGCAACTTTTTCAAAGGTAAGTCAGATAAATTGTAGTTAGGTGTCAAGGGTAAGCCAGACTTCCTCACAGACTATTGCCCTTGTACACTGATATTTTCAGAATGACCCTAAATCAGGCTGAACCACCTGCACCCCAATAAAGAAATCTGTGAATGACTTGAATTTCCATCAGCCCCTTAACCTGACAGGCCATCTGTTGGCTCTAATTACATTATGAATAGGTTTTGCGTATTATGGTCTTCAGAATAGTGGTGTAAcggaaaaaaaatctttattgctCAAGCCTGTATTTAAGTTCATTAAGACAGAGGCTTTCATTCCTCTCTGGTATCTCCTCCTTGTGGACAAAAGTACGTTGCATGTTTGGCCTTCGCTCTGGTTAAGCCTGTGCTTCTTGTTTATTGTTTTGGATGAGGAGACTTAATACCTAGATTTGTATGCAGTATAATGATTATAGAAGGGCAATGAGAATGAGAATAAGCAAAGAGGTCGGGTCCGTCGTGTGTAGTTCTTTTATTAACAAGAACTTCATCTTAGTTTTACTGCTGTTTTTGAGTATTTGAAACTGCTGGTATGAAAGCATATGAATGGCACCCGACTCATTATTTGACCAATCATTAACTGTTGCTGCTTATTCAGGAACTAAAAAAAAACCCATAATGACACAAACCAGAAAATTTTTAGCGCTTTACAATCAAGATTCATTTTTGCATGATGTATTgtgaaatatacataaaaatgccAGGAGAAAATGACAcaaagtgaaaaaacaaaaaaaaaaaaaaaaaaaaaatgtttacagcattATTTTTGCACACTTTGATAAAGCCATCTCATGTTAGCACAACTTTGTGTTTTCCCAACTATATCATGATGAGAAAgctataaaggaaaaaaaaaacctctctcgagtatttatgtacattttttattattattacacatggGTTAGAGTGAATCATTGCCTTATGACACAAAACCcttctgaaaatgaaaaagaaaaattttgtttttctttggtcATTAATAAATGGGAGCTTGCTTAAAATACTCCAAGTAGGCATTCTTTCAGTAGTCGCATCCATCTTATGACAGAGAACAACAATCTCCATTTCTATAAATTATAAAGATAAATTATACCAATGCTCACgtaatatttctctgaaacaaAACTTATCTATTGGGTTAAAATGTTACTATCTGTGCTATAACGGATTTGGACTAAGTCTTCAgcttgcaaataaaaaataataaaaaaagaagaagaaatctgaTCACATAACCGCTGACTACATAATACATACACTGTACAAAGATCAGTTAGGGCAGTTGATTGGCCCAGATGTTTAAAAAGGTGAGTTTACAATCTtatgtttgatttatttacacaaaataattcaAACAGAGACAGATTGTGAGTTTTTTCGAGTGCGGTTTGAAAGATTTGAGTTTTTAAGCATGTGCCACAACAGTGCAGACGGCCTTGTAAACATCTGTCCACAGCTACAGTCAAAAGCCGTCATGCATTTCTTCTTCGCACACCGCCTGCCATTTCTATGCTTCCGTTTATGCCAGGTCAGTTTATGCGCCCCTTCAAATGTATTTCCACATCGTGCACAAACAAATCGGACTGACTCCGCATGCTGAACCTGGTGTCTCAGCAAATGCAGCTGCCTTTGGAACGACCTTCCGCACTGACATCTGTACAACCTTGACCCGCGGTGTAAGTAGCGATGACGCACCCTCAGCGATGGTTGTCTCGAGATCACACCGCAGTGACGACAGGAGAAGATGGTCTTTGAGCGCCAACTCTGCTTGAGTCGCTTCTGCAGAGCCAAATCCCTGCTTCGGTTCACAAACATGCCCAATATTTGTAACGGAGCCTTAACCTGGGCAGGAGGGATCTGTGGCTGGTTGTTCCCAATAAGAGTCCTGACCAGGGTAGGACAAGTGACCGAGGTCATCTGTGGAATGTTTACAGCTAGGGGTCTAATATTAACCGGAGGCGTTTGTCTCAGAACAGGCCTGTTGGCTGATACTAGCCTGGGTGTAAAGACGTTCACAGTAGGTGAGAAGGATACAACTACTTGAGCTGGAAGAGGTGGATTGGAAGGGGTAGGGATACGAATTGTCATCCTGGCCGGATTTGGGATTAAGGGGCGCACAACCGAAGATAAAAGGACAGGAACTTTCGGGCGAGGGACACAAGTTCTCAGAGGGAAATGGGGCCTGACAAGAGTTTGCGGCACTGCCACAACTTGTGGAACCATGTCAGTCACCTTAGCAGGAATCACAGGAGTTGCCTGAAGCAATTGGTGCAGAGTTAAAGCTTTGGCTGATCCCAAGGTGGTCACCGCAGGTGTAGGATGAGGGGTTGTGGAAACTTTGTTCCCTGTCTGagttattttgataatttgaaTGGGGTTTTTATTGGTGTACAAAGCAGGGGCAAAAGGTCTTACTTGACTGCTGCTGCCGGATAAAGGCACGGCAGGTAACTGGGTTACCGGGGTGGCCGGCAAGTTTATGGTGCCTGTTGGTCTTCTCAAACAGACATGATTTTTGAAAGTGTCCTGTCTTGAGAAAACTTTGTGGCAGTATGCACAGACATACCCAGCTGAGGGGTGTTTTTCAGTCATGTGCTTTAGCAGCAACTCTTCATGCCCACACACCATTTTGCACAGGCAACAAGCAAACTTCAGTTTGTTCCTGCAATCGTCCATGTGCTTCCCCAAATTAGCGAATTTGCCATAGCAGCAAAAGGGAGAATCAGACTGAAACCCAAATTTCTCTGCAATGTCGACTGACTCTAGATTCTTATTTGCAGGTCTTTTCCTGTCTGGGGTCTGTTTCTTCCGTCTCTTTTTCTTTCGGTGACTGTCGCAGGAGCTGCTTCTTGAGTCACTGTCGTCAGGATCGGAGCTTAAATCCAAATCTGGGATGTACGCCGTGTCACCAGGGGGTAGTGAGTCAGGATTTACCTCGTCATCACTGACATCACTTTCGTCATCCTCCGTCAGTCCAATTTCCTCTTCTGCAGCCACCTCACAAGCTGCAGTTTCTCCGAGCCCATCCTCAATGTCATTTTCTTCCTTCAATCTAAAGCTTAGATGCTCTTGTTCTGATTGACTCAAAAGGCATGAGGAAAAGCTGAAGATGTCGTTTTGTTTAATAGTAACAGGCAATCTTTCGGTTTCTGTTTTGATATGTGAGGCTTGATTTGTGGAGCTGTCGATGCGTTTCTGCGTGGCCTTGCAAGCATCATTTGTAGCAACTTGCTTTGATACACAATATGAATGATCCCATAAGTTTGTTTTTCTCATATCAGTGTATTTCATGGCGTCTTTGATGCTGATTTCATCGGTCTCTTCCATTTTAACCACAGGTTTTACCTCCATTGTGTCTTTCGGGTGCTTTTGCATATGTCCATTCAGATGCCACATGCACCTAAAGAGACTGCCACAGATTCCACACTCAGATCTTTACTTTGGTTGAGCATTTTTTAAGTGTAACGCCAGCAGCATTATTCAAGAAGGTGATGTTGTCTCCACAAACACAGCACACGGATCCTTCCTCACTATTAAGTGCCCGTGGCGCTATGCAGGCATCCTCATCACTGGAGTCTTCTGAGAAACTATGTAGAGGTGTAGAGATGATGTTGTAATTaacttaaaaacaaagaaaataatcttGTGAAAACTGATAGTTTATACAGTGTACATTTGATAAAAGAGCAGAAATTAGGGAGGACATGATGTCATGCTTTCACTTTATCTCAAGTTGTCTGTGTTAAttcatatatatcatatttattaCTTTCAAACTTTGGGGTCGGTgagatttagttttttctttcagatttttGAAAGGTCGGTTATCCTCACAAAgagtgtatttgttttttatcaaaaatacagtaagaaccataatatttttaaaatatgaagacaatttaaaataactattttcagttgtaatatattttaacatgtcatttattcctctaatggtgaagctgaattttcagcaaacatcactccagtcttcagtgtcacataatccttcagagatcattctaattattatgctttattatttattataacgttttttttttttttttttttaagtcttgctgcttaatttttttgtggcagccatgttttatttcatgattctttgataaatagaaagcttAAGAAAtagcaatataaatattttgtaacaatgtgtgtttattgtaatttttggccATACTGACCCTAaaattttgaatgatagtgtatattCACCAATATTTGTACTTCTTGTAAACTCATTTCCTAatgaaaattatacatatattactaGAGTAACCCAGTTTTCAGTATAAACAATTAGCTTAAGGGCATATTGACACTAAAAGCAAGACTGTAACCATCTTTTTGACTGTGCATTCCCACCAGAAATATTAGAACAGATccttaaacatatataaataataccactaccaaaaataaataaataaaaagactaaaATGACTTTGGAGCAAGTCATGTAAATGCCAGGCttatgttgcatgttttcttgctcATGCGCATGACTAAGATGGTAAAAGATGTCAAGCATGCAATTCAGAGTCATTTCAATGTAAGTTCACTGAAAGAAATGGAGTCTTGAAATGTGTTTTCACATGTAGGAGGAATTCATTGCACCACTTACATACTGTTGAATAGAAATGACACCACCTTGCTGCAGCTGTATTCTGGTACCTGCGACACGCTGCACCTCCTCAAAGTGTAAGATTTCCATGACTACTCTTGTGCAGATACTTCAGGCTGAAACAGTAAGAACGAACAATAGGTAACCAGCACACAAACAAAGGTGGGGCAGTATTACAGTCTAAATAAGCATTACATATACACATGCATTGCCGTGCTTTGTGCAACTCACAGCATCTCAATGTCAATATAAAATCAGTTTGAATCTTGCTCCAGGAACTTTAGAGGGTGTggtctgtgtttgtgcagttgGAGGTTTTTCTTTCAAAGCGTAACAGTGACGTTATATCAGGCACGGTGGCTATCACacgttattatataattaatcaaATCTCTTAACCTGTATAAGAAACCTGGCATTTCAAAGGGCAAGATACAAGTTAATGCCAGCACTTTCATTGTAGCATATTTCTCACACATTTTATGGTatgtaaaaggagttgaaaacGGAAAGTCTTCCTTACAAACGCGTATACTTACAATATAatgatttcattaataattttCGTGTTTTGCTGCTGGCTCCTCCCCCAAACATGCACGCACGCGCGAGTCCATCACCTAAATTCGTCCGGACAGGAAGTTGATGCATTGCGCATGcgcaacaaataatatatatatatatatatatatatatatatacaattatttcaaatatttttcctatattatacatatttacatatatcaTTTCAGTGTACAGTGACTATTGTAATTATGATATATCGGTAATCATatctaataataaacaataactgATTACGATTTAGTAATATTCCAAAATAGTATGAACAAATTGAATAGTGGAATATTGATGGATGTCTGATAAGATTAAATTGAACCACCTAGCAAATAATGATGgaagtacatttttttatttctttttatttcatgagacattttatatatattttatatatattatatatatatatatatttttttttttttttcttttctttttttttttttttcaagcatatCTGAAAGGCAATGTGTGCTGACAAACCATTTTATTTACATCTGCTAAAAAACAAATATGAAGACCAAAGCTTTCTGcacatttttactgtataaataaaatgtttacatcaCTAAATCTTTGCATTTTAACTCTTGCAATAACAAAATGAGTTTAACACATGACTGGATGGACCCTGGCAGGCACCTGCTAATTTTCATAGAACAACCAACTTGTGCACAACTCTCAAATTACTCCACTGATCCAGACATCACAGAAGAAGAGGGTTAAACCTCATTCAGCGCTACTGCATTTCTGTGGCCCAATCTTCTGTTTGAGAACTGTATCCAGTCTGAAATCATCCGAGCAGGAGCCCAGTCCTCTTTAATAATAAACCCACAGTTATTGTGAGACCATCATGACTATGAAAGTAGCCGGCTATATTCAGAGAGCGCAGATGATTTCTTAACACCATCCCAAATTCTAGCCGCATAGTGAAACCTGTGAAAACACACGCAGTCATCCATtatcttaaaatgtacatatataaacagaatatatttcaaaatatttatttcaaactgATGAAAAGGGTACATATGGAATTCGGTTCCAAAAGGAAGAAGAGAAGCATTATGTGTCAGGGTGTGCCTTACCAGTTTTTCTCAGTGAGAATTGTGTGAGAGAGCTGGCTGCGGGACATAGCCAGGATCTGGCTGCGGAATTTAGAAACCAGTGAAGAAAAGCTGGGGTGACCTCTGTACCCAGGCAGCAGAGAGAAAAGAGGGGGACCTGAACCTGGTGCACAAAAGATACAGACCCAGTGCAAATGTCAGAAGATTCATCAAGAACAATGGACAATCATTTTATggacaattattttaataatttcctgACCTGCTCTTGTCAAAGCATCTTCCCCATCATTCTCCATCATAGGTAACAGGAAAAGATTGACTTCTGTCTCCAAGTAATCTCGATTCAGTCCTGGGAATATGTTACAATCCAGCATGGATAATGTGCCTACGGGAGAAAGCAAAACAAGTAGTCAGTTACACACCAAATAGCGCTGGGTTTATGAATCATGTTTACCGTCATGTCAAGTGGACTGACCTTTATATTTTAGGTGGGAATGGGCCATAAGCTTGTCAACTGCCATGTGCATCTTCTTCAGGTTTCGTGGACAGAACTCCTCCCTCCGTGCTTTGTTCTGCAAGAACACTATGAACACAGAAAGAAACCACATGCATTAAAGCCTTATACAAAACTAAATCTGCAAGCGTTTTCCAGCAGTTTCATACATCATGATAGCTCAGAAGTTAATTCAGGAATAATAATGACCATTAATGTTTTTCTGACCTATGTGAGGATAATACTCCGAGCCATCATCTGCCCCTGAGGAGCTGGTGCTGTCATGACTGGCTGATGGAGTCGAGGGT encodes:
- the LOC128030691 gene encoding replication initiator 1, with the translated sequence MWHLNGHMQKHPKDTMEVKPVVKMEETDEISIKDAMKYTDMRKTNLWDHSYCVSKQVATNDACKATQKRIDSSTNQASHIKTETERLPVTIKQNDIFSFSSCLLSQSEQEHLSFRLKEENDIEDGLGETAACEVAAEEEIGLTEDDESDVSDDEVNPDSLPPGDTAYIPDLDLSSDPDDSDSRSSSCDSHRKKKRRKKQTPDRKRPANKNLESVDIAEKFGFQSDSPFCCYGKFANLGKHMDDCRNKLKFACCLCKMVCGHEELLLKHMTEKHPSAGYVCAYCHKVFSRQDTFKNHVCLRRPTGTINLPATPVTQLPAVPLSGSSSQVRPFAPALYTNKNPIQIIKITQTGNKVSTTPHPTPAVTTLGSAKALTLHQLLQATPVIPAKVTDMVPQVVAVPQTLVRPHFPLRTCVPRPKVPVLLSSVVRPLIPNPARMTIRIPTPSNPPLPAQVVVSFSPTVNVFTPRLVSANRPVLRQTPPVNIRPLAVNIPQMTSVTCPTLVRTLIGNNQPQIPPAQVKAPLQILGMFVNRSRDLALQKRLKQSWRSKTIFSCRHCGVISRQPSLRVRHRYLHRGSRLYRCQCGRSFQRQLHLLRHQVQHAESVRFVCARCGNTFEGAHKLTWHKRKHRNGRRCAKKKCMTAFDCSCGQMFTRPSALLWHMLKNSNLSNRTRKNSQSVSV